The genomic stretch ATACATAATATACTGGTATTAAACTTTGGGCTAACTTCTGTTTACCTTTAAACTGTGGATTCATTCAAACATCCTCACTTTAgctttgctctctttttcttttcttttttgtgttggtTCCAACAGGTTGTAAAAATGATTTGCAAgaactttttcacttttatttcatCTCTGGTGGTTTCAAGATGGATTGAAATAAACACTTGCAATCAGTTAACACAAAACGagttccatccatccattaatttccttccgcttatccggggccgggtcacgGGTATTAATCAACAAAACGAGTTgattaatactaataataacacaGTGTTTGATGATCTTAATAAGCTGCTTGGCAACCCCATATAATGGCTCAAGGGTCATCAATGAGTTAAAAGAGAAGTTGAGTAACCATGGCAAAGagactaaagaaaaaaaaacctattttgTTTCAGAAATCAGTAAGtcagtaaattaaaatatgacattaaataaattgcatttgaaATGAGTGTTGATATTTcaaagacaaatgaaataatataCAGAGAGAGTTTACTTGAAATAAGTGCATTTATTCTCTGCAGGTAACATATTGGTAACAAGAGTTTGTTTGCTGTGTGGTGTTGAGTCACACTAATTCAAGCAGCATCTCCATCACATGTAAAGCTCTGACCTTAGGCtatataataatgatgtttATTTGGACTGTAGCTCCTGACAGTAGCTTTCCGCTACCCACCATCTCTGCATCACACCTGTGGTGCAGAGCGTGGCAGGCCAGCTGTGCTTACGATAATTATACAGAATGATCATTGCTGAGGGGTTTTGAGGATGGTTCAGCTTAACCTCTATCACCCACAAACAAACCAGTGGGCCGTGGGATCCTGGTTAATTCAACTTAAATTCATTTAGAAGTAAAGGTCACTCGGCAAATGTTTTGTGCCCCAAAGGCTTCAACAGCCACGCTGCTGGTCTCCAGTATTGTTCATGAAATTCCCTCTGCTGGCAACTAGAAACACCATTTAGAAGTTCACATTACAGATTTACTGAAGGATTTTGTAgtgtcatttattatttaaataaggaCAGATCAACACTCAtagtttgcatatttttttgttaattagtCTCAGTGTACTTAGGTCAATAATTCAGTCTTTCAACCAGTTCTTGGAGCTTTAAGAAAGATCTACATATCTGTAaataattatgagataataGTTCATCAGTTTGGAAAAAGCACTTATTTGCTTCAAGATCTTTCTCAGTCAGCAGGGGGTAGCTCTTCATTAATACACTTTGGTTTATGTGTTgttaaaataagaatgtttAACATGTATATTTGTGAGCTTTCAGAGGTGCAGGCCGGCAAATTCTGTAACCTtgggacagagccaggctagctgcaCCCtgcttcaagtctttatgctaagctaagctaaccacttCCTGACTGTTACCTAACATATGTCATGTGTGTGATTATCTTTGTGTGTCAGGTCGACATGGGacagcgaggaagaggaggagatgaggaagggCAGGGGTTGCATGCTGCAGTACCAGCACTCCACACTGAGGGTGCTAACACCATTCATTGCCCAAGCTGACGCTGAGGCGCCGCCGGACCCGCTTACTGGCTCAGAGCCTGTTGAGTACTTCCTGGGTCCAGACTGGCAGGTAAAAACATGTAACAGTCCGACTGAAGCTGACATGCTGGCACTTAACAACATTTAGCTTATCCAGACTtggggggcggctgtggcgtagtggagagcaaggtagttctccattcagaggatcagtggttcgatacccggcttcggcagtcgatgtgtccttgggcaagacacttaaccccaagttgctcccgaaggcttgccatcggtgtggactggatgttgcatgaatgttagttagagtctgatggtggcaccttgcatggtagcctgtcatcagtgtgtgaatgggtgaatgatatgtaatatactactgattgtaagtcgctttggataaaagcgtctgctaaatgactgtaatgtaatgtaatgttgtcagacaatAGATAGAAGTTTTATGTTCCAAATATTACAACAGCTAGCTCAACAATAATTCTCATGTGTTATTGCAGTAGCTTTGGCTATGGATTTAATATGATTACCATTTCTCTTgtcttttgattgacaggtggatgTGACCAATCTTGTTCGGTCTTCTCTCAAAGTGGAAGATCCTGATGTAGCCAGAGTTCGGGATGGGGTGGTGCTGCAGGGACGGGCTGTGGGAACTACTACCGTACAGGTAAGCCGTGGctcgtgtgcgtgtgtgtgtgtgtgtgtgtgtgtgtgagagtgtgtgtggttttagCAGGTGCAGTGCATGATGATCATGTATATCCATCTGCAGTTTTGGATGAGGTTTTCTCCTTGTTGCAGGTGCTGTCCCCTCTGACATCATCGGTCCTGGCTGAGAGGAGCATCAGTGTGGTGGACGATAAAGTGAGCGTGACAGAGCTGGGGGTGCAGTTGGTCTCTGGActctctctgtccctgcagCTCAGCCAAGGGAGCAACAGGGCCATCGTTGCCACGGCAACCACCCGGGAGACGATCACGCAGCTCAAACAGGTAAGTAACTGGAAAATTGTAACACACAAAGCATAAAACTGTGGGGCAGAGCTCAGCTGTCGGTGATGATGCGCGTCGCTTTTCAGTTTTacagttattcattttttaGTCTCGCCACATAAAATGTGGAGGACAGTTCAACAGAGTGTGAAAATCAGAtggcacaagaaaaaaacaaaagcagtgagTCATGTATGTAACAATAAATAAGAACTTTAACGTGAGATTATAAAAGAGtgcattaatattcattttgatttagaGTAAATCATCACTTTTATTCAGATGTTGAAACACTGAGAATAGATTTCTAAATCTGTAGATTTGATGAAGGCAGCATGGGGGAAGATAACATCAAAACAtgccattaaatgtattcaaagatTTAACAGTCCTAATTTTCCTTCAATGGAAAATACACTGAACAACGCCCACTTTCTTTAAACCACTAGCTCTCTCGCTTTGTAAATCACATCTTTTGAAATTCATAGACATTGCTTCATCTGAGGGGTTTGCTTACataacagcagaaacacaaaggCTGAATTTAGATTGATACACTAAAGGCTGTGATTAAATATCAAAAGGTGAGAGCCCACAATGTGTATTAGTGTAATTATGTGTATtagtgtaattattattattttttattaagtaaGCTATTTCCCTCCTGTAGTGAGCTGCTACAGTAACCTTTGTAGCTTTGCTGTTGCCTGTCTTAAGTCTCAAAACAtctcctttttcttgttttcttacatttaaCAAGAAAGCCCCGTGGCATTCGTCAGTGTCTTCCACTGACAATCTTCTTCCTTCACAGATGCATGTATAATAAAGCAACGGCATAAATTACATCAACACCCCCATAGACCTGTGTTTTAAGACCAACATGCTTCTTGCACTGttagcagataaaaaaaaagatgcaaatcaAACCTTGTACATACGACTTAAGTATTGATCTTAGTGTTTGGATTTAGGATTAAGCACTTATTCATAGTCTGGCTGAAGTCAAAGGAATTGCCTAAATTGCAGGTGTGGTTAACtctgattaattgattttgGTTTTGCAGTCATGACATCTGTAGGGATAGAATTTCTACATTCAGTGACACATTATATTATCAGGGTACAGTTTATACCAGTAAAAGAAAGTGATCATGCAAGGAATCAAAAAGCTGTGAATAGAGAAGTGAAAGGGTCTGTCACCTGTTGTTCACAGAGATCATTGAAGAGAATCAAAAGCTTTACATTTGGTAGATGACAGGACATAATATCTGGACAACGGACAGGGCAGAGAAATGTTTGCGAGAGAAATGTGGTAACACtcaataaaagaagaaataaaacgtTTGTAACTGTCACTGGAGGCAAATTTGGGCATCTCATAGTTGGAGTAAGAGAAACTGTGCACTACACCATGGGGATGATTTACCATGAAGTTTGGCACCCCATGAATATTCTTTTGGAAATCTAAAGATCTGTCGAGGAACTTTGCCATTACGGCTGCAgtgtttttcattacattttgaaacatttaaatatgaaagcACTGTTGGATCAGTGTTTCTTGCCCCGAGATGGTTTTCAACATTTCAAGGACCAAaagcagaaaggaaaaaaaaatactattttaggAAACAACCACAGTATTCCACACTCACTTAAGATTTCTCTGGTGAGATTGTTCCTGCACAGCGAGCAGAAGCAGTAAAtgcacaacaaataaaaacaacttaattgtAGACCCTCTCTGAGTCGGGACTTTAGACTTATATGAATAGTGTGCAATTCAGGTCTCCTAAATGTTAATGTTCCTGCAAAGATATAATGGCCTTCTATAGAGAGGATTTGAATGACAAGAACGGCCACCACAGAGCAGTTTACACAACAATCACCTCAATACCCAATAAGTTTTCTGTTTGCGTGTAAGAGCGTGAACTCCATATGTTCACAGCCCTAACCTTCATCTGTGGTTCCCATGCTGCGTGAAAGAGTGGCAGAGGCAGACAGCTCACTTTACCTATAGTACACTGGCGCTGCGGCTGGTCTGCGCCTGTCAATAACAAACCTCTGGAACCATGCCAGTGCAGATAACCAGCCAATTATGTCTGTGATGGCAAGCTGTTAATGCTCTGCTCCGGGCAATTCATAATGTATTCAAACCCAAAATATAGGTTACGTCTGTGGCGACCCAGTAGCTCACATAAGCAACAGGAAATAGGTCATTGTGTATTAATGTGATTGTATTGGCTCTTAACACTACCCTtgttgctgctcttttttttgtgctggtTTAAAGGACTTCCATTATACTCTCTTTATCCAGTTTggttaaattatatttcatacCCTGACTTCATAGGACTATAATCTATGGAACAATAGCACCCTACTGAGTGTAATCATAAAGAGATTAGCATAGGCAATTTAGTGCTATTAACAATCATGGGAATATAGCTCTTACTGAAGGCAGAGGGGAGAATACTGATTTGCTGTGTTCTGACCTGCTTTTCTACATGATTACCaggttctttcttttcttctttcaggAAGCAGTGGTCAGCTGTTGGGTTCAGTTCAGCGATGGCGCAGTTGTTCCACTGGAGCTGTTCGACCGCAGCATCTACTCTCTGACGGTCTCTACCCCAGACGAGGGGATTGCCACGGTACGCCGCACCCCACAGTCCACGTTTTTAGTGGCGCAGGGTGAAGGTGGAGGCCAGGGGGCGCTAGTGAGAGTGGAGCTGAGGATCTGTGAGGAATGCCAGAAGTCCAAGAGGAAGAGCAAGTTGGTAGTAGGCACGGGGCTCCTCAGGATAAACTTCCAGAGACCAGTAGGGGTTGGCGGTAATGAGGTTGGCGCTGACGGAAATAAAGACTTTGATGGCGGTGCATTAGAATTGGTAGGAGAGCCCAAGACGACACGGCGGGCTGTCACAGATGTGGATAAATGGTTGTTCAGAGGCACAGTACCCGACCGGCGAGAGTCCAGCCTGGCAGAAACTACCACCCAAACCATGTTTTCAACAAAACCTATGCGGCCTAACGTCGTTTGGATTGGAACCACAACCAGAGCTACAAGAAGTACTACATATACTGCCATTCCCACGACTGCCACTACTACTATGAGCAAAACGAGCTTAAATACACCGCTGAGCACTGCCACGCCGATAGATGCCACAGTGGGTTTGGTTACTAAAGGAGAGGGGCAGAAGAAAAGCTATGGAAACATGCTTGACAGCCCCAATTCACCCTCCGACAAAGACATTCCTAAAGCAGAAGTGACACCCAAGAAGGAGCCTCCTAAATCTAAAACTCCCAAAGTAATTGAGAGCGACCTCATTAGGACATTCAGAGCCATGTCGGACATGGAACTCGGCATGTATGCCTTAGTTGGGGTCTCCTGTATAGCTATTTTGGCTTTTTTGCTCAACTGTGCTTCGTATAAACTCTGTTTCCGGAACCAAAAGGTGCCCATACAGGCAGGCCCGTTACCCATGGGGGACCCGAAGGACCACAAGCACGACTGGGTGTGGCTGGGAAGCAGCAGTGATAGCACTCCTGCCCCAGGTGCCCCGGCCCAGGTGTCCACACTAAAACGCGACGCTCTCCGCCCTCTGGAGTCCCGTCATTCCCTAGACTCAATGGGCCACCGCAGCATGGAGGGCACCCTGCCCACCGTGAGCGCCCCCGCTGTCCCCGAAAGAACTGCCACCCTGGGCCGCAGCAGGAACagctcccagcagcagcagttccaGGGAAAGGCGTTGGACCCCATGGCGAACCGTTCTGCCACCTTGCTGGCCAGGCCACATCGCAGCGAGCCGCTTCACTCCCCGACCAGCAAGCGGAACCAGGTCCAGTTCACCACCTTCACCACGCTGGACATCAAGCACTTGGCTGCGTTGAAGAAGAATGGCGTTGACTTAAACTGGGCCGACCAGCAGAGGCAGCAACTCCAGGCCCCTGCTGAGCCCCAGACACCTTTACCTGACATGCCATGGCCTGTAGTCAAACCTCTAGGAGAGCCCCAGTGagtttgttggtgtgtgtgtgtgtgtgtgtgtgtgtgtgtgtgtgtgtgtgtgtgtgtgtgtgtgtgtgtgtgtgtgtgtgtgtgtgtgtgtgtgtgtgtgtgtgtgtgtgtgtaagagggagagagaataaaaaagtaCACAGCAAGTTCTGGTGTTGAATGtctaaaagaaaagaagctgGCTTTGGTTTTTGATTTTTGATAAATCACTTTAGAGGTTATATTTATTGAGATTAGATAAAGGactttttatattaaatgatgTGCTCAGTGAAAGCCTGTAAATACATTACGTAACTGTGTACCCATGAAGAGCAACATAAGAGATactgtgtagttttttttaagattcagAGCTTGATTTTATCCTCAAAATGAAAGattgttgtatttaaaaaaagatgtgctCTCCAGATCAGttgttgtaaatataaatagatctatactataacttatttCTACTTTTCCAACTCAGAACAAAATGGATTTTCATCTCCTTTTGTGCCATTCTGTTGCCCTGTAGAAACTGTTCCAGATATTGCTATTCGTCAGGGTGAATGCAGTTTGGTAGGGATTATTTCTTGTAATTCTATTCTTTTCCACCCTTTTTTCTCGGATTCCTCCAGAGAATACCTGAAGAGTCTGTGCAATTTGTCAGAGAATATGCAACATTTATCAGGTTATTTTGAGCAATCTGTCACTGCAGTCTTCACCGGATATTTATTCAAATCGAATGCATGTTATGCAAATATAGTCTGTGCCGCGTTTGAAGTGGACATTG from Anoplopoma fimbria isolate UVic2021 breed Golden Eagle Sablefish chromosome 14, Afim_UVic_2022, whole genome shotgun sequence encodes the following:
- the si:dkey-1d7.3 gene encoding transmembrane protein 132D, which encodes MTLNSPLRSLLPVVAMAVLTFVKVAESQKVAVATGTSSTPSPVYPSVNFQVLNVNHVFLRQETPESSRNSSLKAHTQTFLITGRGAGLLQPAVNTSYGPLSVDAPIPQDLLLRGRRIQPVILVRQVRSSSPVVKILFHMPMENDITVGQERMGSEDDNGRKSAGARAKDGAHCVTAYAFWETREVRGACLVFPGGFCVAQLRPEPAWFSSGSRSGSSSREAGRTEGVKGLQGNLVEVYFQSRRDRTGQCAPQDSLQRVGVGRGRNSGGSGTPMRRIGSVNLLKTLPGNPTFFRLRLGGAVVIQTSSKPLKATDVATFYVFLASTSTLETFTLRVAVKAGLSFSVARPSDSALWDIVVEPGRGTTPNTISVVCQRKVAITAKRGLLEVLQLDFVPKDVSEQAESQMISWRLELPGNVKDVGIMRIYTTQRDYVGLAPLIMNTDIFNTAVLTGETVSVPVKTLAVEADGSVTDVTNYTSCRSTQEDVLKVSERCEYVYVNGKETIGRSKVMLNFTYGFLSAQLEMSVWMPRLPLLIDVADPELSQIKGWRVPVVTGSRRSTWDSEEEEEMRKGRGCMLQYQHSTLRVLTPFIAQADAEAPPDPLTGSEPVEYFLGPDWQVDVTNLVRSSLKVEDPDVARVRDGVVLQGRAVGTTTVQVLSPLTSSVLAERSISVVDDKVSVTELGVQLVSGLSLSLQLSQGSNRAIVATATTRETITQLKQEAVVSCWVQFSDGAVVPLELFDRSIYSLTVSTPDEGIATVRRTPQSTFLVAQGEGGGQGALVRVELRICEECQKSKRKSKLVVGTGLLRINFQRPVGVGGNEVGADGNKDFDGGALELVGEPKTTRRAVTDVDKWLFRGTVPDRRESSLAETTTQTMFSTKPMRPNVVWIGTTTRATRSTTYTAIPTTATTTMSKTSLNTPLSTATPIDATVGLVTKGEGQKKSYGNMLDSPNSPSDKDIPKAEVTPKKEPPKSKTPKVIESDLIRTFRAMSDMELGMYALVGVSCIAILAFLLNCASYKLCFRNQKVPIQAGPLPMGDPKDHKHDWVWLGSSSDSTPAPGAPAQVSTLKRDALRPLESRHSLDSMGHRSMEGTLPTVSAPAVPERTATLGRSRNSSQQQQFQGKALDPMANRSATLLARPHRSEPLHSPTSKRNQVQFTTFTTLDIKHLAALKKNGVDLNWADQQRQQLQAPAEPQTPLPDMPWPVVKPLGEPQ